CAAACTTCTCTGTAAGgactttcaaaagaaaaaatacaatgAATGAATGATATAAGTTTCTCCTAAAGTTGAAATAGCTTATGTATAAGCTAATTTCTAGAAGTTCTCTTggtttttctaaatttttatcttttaacttgTGCACAAGGTAATTTTAAGTTATTGagaaacttgttttatttttatttcctaaaGCGTTTATGAAGTTTGCCCAAATATgtctataattaatataattgatattcatAGACTTCTCTCACCTAACTTCTCTAAATGCTTAAGACGACGTAGCCACATGAGGGTCAAAGTTTGTGTTGAAAGTTCCAAGTTTTTTGACAGGAAAAGCACCCCTGAAAGGGATGTCCTAATCATTTAACAAATCCAAACCATAATGTTTCCTTAAAATGAGATTCCCACAATCATATTACATCCTTAATTGATCTTGTGGTTCTAGAAGCCAGTGTAAAGGAAAAATGTTGTTCAGTATATAATGAAAGATTGCAGAATCTCTAAAATCCACTCGATGCCATATCCTCTACAGCTATAACTGGCAGGGATTTGCATCAGCCATCATCAGCCATGAAAATGCTTGAAATATACAATGAGCTTACAGTCAAAACAAAGGTCCCACGATGTCTGTGTTGGTAGTTATATGTTTTGCAAGGGAACAAATGAACCCCAGAAATGGATGTCCAAATCAGAAAACATAACCAACACAATATTTCATCAAAACCAGATCTCCCAAAGTCCAAAACATATTATTTCTTCAATTGATCACGAGGCACTAAAACTCACACAATGAAAGATTACAGCATCTCTAACATCCACTCAATGCCAAAACCATTATAGCTATAACAGGCAAGGATCCAAATCAGCCAAAACAAAATGTTTGACATACAAATATGGCTAACAATCACAACAAAGGCCCCTTCTATAGTCCTATTTCACTCCACACctacaaaagaaataaagacaagaatagagaaaaatataattagttgtATGAAGATTACCTGCTGCCCTATATCTGTAAGGGTAAGTCCTTAGGGGATCCAACTGTGTTGCCAAACTAAGATCACTCTTTGCCATGTCACGATCACAATATTCTGAACGTTTCTCATACGCAGATGCATTATTCCTGGCCTTTGCTATCAGTTTTGTCATCTCATCATATGCAGCTTTGTGCTGTTCTTTAAGATGATATACACGTGCTAACCCTTGATGTGCTCGTGTATGCTTGATGTTAAGTGCATGCTTGTAGCAGTCAGCAGCAAGGTCCAACTTGCCACAATCTACATATACGCTACCTAAATTATTCAGCGCCTACAATGTACAAGAATGGCGTTTGTAAATTTATTGTTTCAGCACTTAAATCCAGTTaacatgtttaatttaatctgAAATAAGTATAGTACTCACTTGTCCTTTGCGAAGACCGTCTGAGGGGCATCTAAGAGCTTCCTCCAAGAGATTGATCACATACTTCGAAGACTCTGAATCAAGACTCGAGTCAGCTAGGGCATAAGCTTTGAGAAAGAAAGCTTCAAATGACCTTTGAATAGAAATGGACTCCTCAGCTTTTGCCAACGCTTCTTCACGATAACCAGTGTCATACAATATCCATCCTTCATAGACAAGTCTTTCATGAGCTGAACATGAATGATTTCTTGCTAGACGCAAACTGCGCATGGCTGCCTTCTGAGAATTTAACCTACAAGGTTAGAAGCATCAATACCTACAGTGAACAGGGTCATGCTGAGgcagtaaaaataataaagggcTGAAACACTAATCAAATAACTAATGTGATTAACATGCAAAAATTAGAAAGAGGTTATGCATTGCATACTTATTTGCTGTAGATACTGAAAAGTAAAAAACTAGTGAAAAAACTATACACTTGAATCATCTGACCAGCCTTGAAAAAGAGATAAAGAGATATCAGCTTTCATCTATCTTACTGGTAGAAAGTGCAGTAGGATACAATAACACAACAATAAAGAACATGGCCAGGATCAAAAACCTACAACCGTTTAAAAAACGCAAGCAAACATCTCAATTTTAAAACTCAGCCCTGTATATAATTTCCAACAGcaaattattatattacctTCTATTACCCATCAATTCTGTAATTTCTACATATACTGCATTGTTCATGCTGTGGATTAAAGGTTCAGGAAGACAGTTACTGCGTAAGAGGGCTGTTAAAGTATGTCCACAAGGGCTTGCTATtgattttaaatcttttaactAAGGAAAGATATCTGGCTTGGGAAAATTGAGATGCCCCAATCTAGTATGGAGAAAAGGGAATAGGAAATACCACGACTTTTTACGTGCTCTTGGATTGTGAATTCCCCCCCTTCTTACCTCTCACTTTCCataaacagaaaacaaaatttgtttcattttttcctttttcctacTCTATGCAataaaaatcttcattttaatGCTCATATGAACTGAAAAAAATCTAGAAGCACAAAACCCAACTCAACCCAAACAAAAAGGAATTTGATGAAGATCCTATATCAACTAGAGatatgactaaattaaaatatataaatatgtgtaAACCTAACCTTATAAGTACAGTTATGTAAGGTTGAGGTAAGTTTAAATTctacttttttaaaatgatacaaGAGTCATTCGGAGTCTATCCTAGTCAAGTTTATTGGATCTATCATGTCATCCGTTATCAAATTTACTCGTAAATCCCACGCTTGAGATGTTCCGTTCTCGACATGAGGGAGTGTATTAGAAATCTCACATCGATTAAAGATATGACCAAATCAAAAGATATAAATGGGTACAAATCTCATCTTTCATGTTGGATTTGTGAAATTTGGTTAGGCTTAAATTTCACCTCTTAAGAGCACCAACCGGATCATTTAAGGTGCAAATAAAACTGTTCTACAGTACCTGGTTACTTTTCTAGTTTGGTGGATGATGATCAATGACGATGCTATATTTTTCTCCAATTTAAATATTCTACAAGGTCACTAGTTATCATAACAAACTAATCTATTTAGCAACAAATTCCGTGCAGAAATATGTTCATGATTAAATTCAgtttaaattgaaaaagaattACAGAGACAGATATAGTTATATTTAGACATGAATCACCCTTGCTAATAACAGAGAGAACAACAAAATAACCAACAGAAAATAATTCCATTTAGTGAGAACTTTTTCAGAAAACAACTTACAAGGTTTCAAACATTATACTTGAATTGATGTAAGGCTTATTCGTACCTCAATAGAAGGAGTGATTGACGGAAGCGTAAGATACTTTTCCCAGGGTCATTTTCCAACATTTTGTGTACAACAGCCAAAGAACCAATATCATCGACAGATGACCATCTGTCATACAATTGCATCCAGCAATCAGCCTGGCTCCACTGCTGAGCAACAGGGCGGAGGAGTTCTACCAAGTGACCACCATGCATATTCCCATAGAACACCATATAATTTGGATCCAGCGTCAAAATTGCCCTGACATCTCTGAGGGCTCCTTCATAATCCTTCATAGCAATCAAAAACCAAGCTCTCAACTCAAGGCAGTCCGGAGATACCTTGAAaccaattattttatcaatttcagAAATGGCAGCTCCAATCTTATTCTCCTCCAGCAAACAAACAGCCTTGTATTTGTATGGAAAAGAAAGAGTTGGATCCAATTCAGTTGCAGAGAGCAAGTCCAACATTTTCTCTTTCCCAGTGCAATATAAAGACCTCTCCTGATACATCCAACCAGCTGGTTTGTAATTTTCTGTAAGGGAGTTTATCATCTCATATGCCGAAGACACGTGACCAAGCTTATACTTGGCCCTTGCAACGCCCACTAAAGAATAAACATGTCCTGCCTCCACAGCAGCCTCAAACCAACGTTGTGCATCTTTGTATTCCTTTCTCTCAAGCATAACAACTCCCAATTGGTGATAAGCAAGTTGTTTCTGCCAACCCTCCACCGCACACTCTCCCAATCTTTCCAAGAGCATCACTGTCATGTTAGACGTCAATTCTTCCTCCATCGCAACTTGACTCAAAAAATAATACAGCACAAACGACACGTGCCCCACAAGGGCCAATCTATCCCTACCCTCAGGACTACAAAACAACTTCATAACACTCCATCGCTGCAACGAACCAGGAAGCTCCCTCAGAAACACCTGCAAGCAAGCCGCCACAAGCAGATATGCAGTCTCCTCCAGTCCATACTCAATCAGCAACACCGCATCATCCATATCCAAAACCAGAGAAGCCAAATGCGTGTCACAAGCATGCTTCATCTCCTCACAACAAAACTTGTTCGCAAAAGAAAGCATCTCCAGAATAACATTAGGAGGAAACTCACTCAGCCTCTTGGTTCTACTAAAAACCTCAACAGCCATCATTGCCTCAACAGAAACACAATTCATAGAGAAATTTATCTTCTCCCTTCTACACTCAAGAAATCCACCACACAACATTGTCTCAAACGGCCTTGAAAGTGCAGCCATAGAGTACCTTCTACAACTAATTTCACTATCACCAATGCAGAAAaacacatcatcatcatcttcaccaTCACGATCACCACTACCATCAACATATTCACTCGAAGTGGAACACTCTCGTTCGCATTCCTGACTACGAACAACACAATCACTAACTATCTCTCTACGAAAACACGTACAACGATCAAACACCGATTCATGATCATACCCGGGGACCAAACTAGCCTTGGGACACTCAAGGTTTCTTCCACAGCAATCCATCGAATTCGATCCCACAAGCTCATCCTCTCTCCGCTCATACCTCAGCCACGAAGCCAGTACAACCTTCGCGTGCACCTCCGCCGCGTGCCTCCGAGCCTCACGCAGCCCCCGGCGGAACAGCTTCGGATCCGGCAGGCCACGCAATACCGCGCATTGCTCCAAATACACCTCGGATTTCTCGAGCGCTTCGCAACTCTCAGCCCTCCGATGCACGCGGGCGAGGGTTTCCACAAAGTCCAAGGGCTTCAAGGAAGGCTCAATCGAAGGTTCCAGAAGCTCTGAAGCCGGAAGCCCGCACGGGAGAAGAGTCTCCGAAACAGCGTCGTGTCTGGAAGCTGTAATCGAAACCGTTTTGGTTCGACCGGTCGGGGTTTTGGAATGGTCGAGCGAAGTGTGCAGCAGTTTATCAGCTGCACTGACTGAGCTCCGATCGGCAGCGGCAGCAGTGGCGGTGGCGGAGGGTTTGAGCGCGTGGACCTGCGTGCCCTTACAAGCGTCCATGATTTTCATGCTACGAATGGAGTTGAAGATGTTGTGCTGCATCTTCCGTTTTTCAACGGTGGAGCTTTCGGAGTCGAGAACAATTGAAGCTGTCAAGAGAACAAAATCGGGTTCgcgaatatttatttatttaaatttaaaataaaaataaaaataatatatggaGGGTTCTCTCTATTTTTTCGGGCACAGAGATTCCAGGGTTTGTTCCTCTGTgctttatttttctcttcatttttttttttttttgggaaaataAGAGGTGGTAAGGGTGGTGGTGGGTAACAGGGCGTTGATGCTGACGTGGAGGTGGCCGTTGAAACGGCCACTTCCGTTCTCTGCTTTGTGTCAATCTCGTGTTCTTCTCCGAATGAGAATTTCTCCCACTTTTTATGAGGATATAGCTCCCAATGGCACGTTGGATGTGATGTAATGTAAATACTTTTCGTATACGGTATCACATACTTTAGTTTTCGTATATGGTATAGGGTAAAACATCATTCCTTTGAAAAATTTacataaaaccaaaatatattataaaatatcaggcaaatatttagatttactcatgtatttatttactccattattttttttatctttaattaatatataactataataaaatgCATAGACAAAACCACATAATCACGTAGTTTCCATTTTAgcactttttaaaatttcatattaaaattattgaaatgtttttttaatgagCTAAAATTTTCCCACTTTTATTACAGTGACGTCAAATTTGTTTTGAAACGTTTCAGTTTTGAAAACCAGTAATTGCTTTAGTAGCAGTAGTACCGGTATAACAGTTTCGTTAAAAAAAACGtgtacaataaaaatatatgtattttattctGAATTATTGTTGTAGTTTGAATATCGCACCGAATAGGTATCTATTTTTGTACAAGCAAATTCACGTTAtgttttagttatattttaagataattaaagtaataatatgtTAGTACGTTATTTCTAAAAAGTAAGGGAGTGtatattagtaatttttattcaaattaaaggttgtatgtaataaataaatatatttaaacatatacattattttttacacttacaatgaataatttaatt
This region of Vigna unguiculata cultivar IT97K-499-35 chromosome 5, ASM411807v1, whole genome shotgun sequence genomic DNA includes:
- the LOC114183130 gene encoding ethylene-overproduction protein 1-like: MQHNIFNSIRSMKIMDACKGTQVHALKPSATATAAAADRSSVSAADKLLHTSLDHSKTPTGRTKTVSITASRHDAVSETLLPCGLPASELLEPSIEPSLKPLDFVETLARVHRRAESCEALEKSEVYLEQCAVLRGLPDPKLFRRGLREARRHAAEVHAKVVLASWLRYERREDELVGSNSMDCCGRNLECPKASLVPGYDHESVFDRCTCFRREIVSDCVVRSQECERECSTSSEYVDGSGDRDGEDDDDVFFCIGDSEISCRRYSMAALSRPFETMLCGGFLECRREKINFSMNCVSVEAMMAVEVFSRTKRLSEFPPNVILEMLSFANKFCCEEMKHACDTHLASLVLDMDDAVLLIEYGLEETAYLLVAACLQVFLRELPGSLQRWSVMKLFCSPEGRDRLALVGHVSFVLYYFLSQVAMEEELTSNMTVMLLERLGECAVEGWQKQLAYHQLGVVMLERKEYKDAQRWFEAAVEAGHVYSLVGVARAKYKLGHVSSAYEMINSLTENYKPAGWMYQERSLYCTGKEKMLDLLSATELDPTLSFPYKYKAVCLLEENKIGAAISEIDKIIGFKVSPDCLELRAWFLIAMKDYEGALRDVRAILTLDPNYMVFYGNMHGGHLVELLRPVAQQWSQADCWMQLYDRWSSVDDIGSLAVVHKMLENDPGKSILRFRQSLLLLRLNSQKAAMRSLRLARNHSCSAHERLVYEGWILYDTGYREEALAKAEESISIQRSFEAFFLKAYALADSSLDSESSKYVINLLEEALRCPSDGLRKGQALNNLGSVYVDCGKLDLAADCYKHALNIKHTRAHQGLARVYHLKEQHKAAYDEMTKLIAKARNNASAYEKRSEYCDRDMAKSDLSLATQLDPLRTYPYRYRAAVLMDDHKEDEAIAELSRAIGFKPDLQLLHLRAAFHDSMGDYISTVRDCEAALCLDPSHAETLELCNKARERINEQK